The genomic DNA TCGTCGGGGTCGGCCGTCGCCGTCGCGCTCGGGATCGCGCCCTTCGCGATCGGGACCGACACCTCCGGCTCGGTGCGCGTGCCCGCCGCGTTCAGCGGCTGCGTCGGCTACCGGGCGAGCCGATTTCGGTACGGGGAGCACGACTTTCGGCCACTCTCCCCCACGCTCGACAGCGTCGGCCTGCTGGCCCGCTCGGTGGCGGACGTCCGCCTGCTGGACCGGCTGCTGGTCGGACGCGACGGCCGAGTGCCCGCGGTGCGCCGCGCCGTCGTTCCGTCCGGTGAATGGCTCGACGACTGCACGCCCGCGGTCCGGTCGTCGTTCGATTCGGCCGTCGAGACCCTGCGCGCTGGCGGCGCGGACGTCACGGTCGAGCACGTCGAATCGATGACACGCGCGCAGGAACTCCTCGACGCCCACGGCACGATCGTCGGCGCCGACGCGTACGCCACCTACGGCGCGCTGCTGTCGACGTCGGCGAACATCGAGCCAGCGACCGCGCGGCGGCTCGCCCGCAATGCCGATGTGGCGCAGTCGGTTCGACCGGTGCGCAGCGCGATGGCACCGTTGCGCGCTCGGTTCGCCGCCGAGTTGGCGGGCGCCGTGCTGCTGTGCCCGACGGTGCGGCACGAACCACCACGCATCGACGACCTCCTCGCCTCCGACGAGGTCTACGACGCCTGCAATGCGAGCACCTTGCGCACCACGATGGTGCTGAGTTACCTCGGCGCGTGCGGACTGACGCTGCCGATGCCGGGGCCGATGGGCTTGTTGGTATCCGCCCCGGACGGTGACGACGACGTCGTGCTGGCCGCCGCCGCGGAGATGGAGCGACTTACCAGGTATCCCAGTGCGTCAGCTGCTCGGCCGGCAGACGCTTGGCCTTCTTGAAGTCGGTGCCCTTGGTGTAGGCGACGGGGAACAACCCACCCTGGGAGTACTTGTCGAACGGGATGCCCAGCAGGTCGGCGACCTGCTTCTCGCCGTCGCCCATCAGGTGCAGCGAGGTCCACGCCGAGCCGAGCCCGCGCGACCGCAGGGCCAGCATGAAACTCCACGCCGCGGGCATCAGCGATCCCCAGAAACCGGCGCTCATCCCTGCGGGCGCGCCGTCGGGTCGACCCTCCAGGCACGGGATCATCAGCACCGGCACCTCGTGCAGGTGATCGCTGAGGAACTTCGCGGAGTCGACGACCAGCGGGGTGCGCTCGTCGCGGCTGTCGCCGTACTGGGGCTTGGGGGCGGCGAGGTAGGGATTGGCGGCGATCCGATAGACGTCGGCGATCGCCTTCTTCTTCTCGGGGTCCTCGACGAACACCCACTGCCAGCCCTGCGAGTTGGATCCCGTGGGCGCCTGCAGCGCGAGGTCGAGGCATTCGAGGAGGACCTCGCGCGGCACCGGCTTCTCCAGGTCGAGGCGTTTGCGGACCGAGCGGGTGGTGGTCAGGAGTTCGTCGACGGTCAGGTTCAGCGGCTCGGAGGAAGTCATGTTTCGGAGACTACCCAGCGTGCCTGAGGGTCACCCGCGCCAAGGTTTGCGTCCAGTGGTGACGCGCAGCACGTCGCTCCAGGACGCGTCAACGAATGATGACGGTGCACGGCGCCATGTGTCCGCTGGCAGAACGGCCTCCAGTGTGGGGGTTGTGCACGCACGAGGGGTGTTCTGCGTACAGGAGGCCCACGCTCGGCAGGGGTTCGGCGCTGCGCCAAGCGAGGCGCAGCACGGTCTCGCTCCCGTACGCGTCAACGATTGATGACGGTGCGCGGCGCCAAGTGCGCTGCCAGCGTCCGTACGTGAACGACGCCTCTCGGCAGGGGGTTGACGGTGGCGCCGAGCGTGCACTCAGAACGGTCGCTCGTACGCGTCAACGAATGATGACGCTGCGCGGCGCTATGTGTCCGCTGTCGGCGTCCGCGCGATGAACCACGCCTCGAGTGTGGGGGTTGTGTACGCACAAGGGGCGTTTTGCGTGCATAAGCCCCACGCTCGGCCGGGGGCTCGGCGGTGGCGCCGAGCGAGCGCGCAGCACGTCGCTCCCGGACGCGTCAACAAATGATGACGCTGCGCGGCGCCAAGTGCGCTGCCAGCGTCCGTACGTGATCGACGCCTCGAGTGTGGGGGTTGTGTACGCACGGGGGGCGTTCTGCGTACATAAGGCCCACGCTCGGCGGAGAGTGTGGGCCGAGCGTGCGCAGAGATCGCCCGGCGAGCGGCGTGTCGCCCGCAGACACGCACGCTCGCGGGAGGAGGGGCTTACCTACTGGCCCACGCTTACTGGAAGTCGCGCGACCGTGACGCCACGCGCAGGTCGATAGGCCGCAGCTCGTCGGCGACGATGGTCACCGCGCCCGTCGCGTTCTGCACGATGCCGCGGATCACCAGCGCCGACGCCGTCTGCGCCAGCCTGCGGTGCCGCCCCCACACCCCGCGCGAGCACATGACGTTGACCATCCCGGTCTCGTCCTCGATGTTCAGGAACGTCACGCCCTGCGCGGTGGCCGGGCGCTGCCGGTGGGTCACCGCACCCGCGATCAGCACCCGGGTGCCGTCGCGCACCGAGAGCAGCCGATCGGCGGGCACCACCCCCATCGCGTCCAGCTTTGCCCGCAGGAACTGCACGGGGTGACTGTCCGGCGACACCCCGGTGGCCCAGACGTCGGCCGCGGTCAGCTCGAGGTGCGTCATGCCGGGCAGCGACGGCACGTGGGACGACGACCCGACGCCCGGCAACCGGTCCGGCCGCTGACTGGCCGCCGCCCCCGCCGCCCACAACGCCTCACGCCGCTCGATGCCGAAGCAGTTCAGCGCACCCGCGGTGGCCAGCGCCTCGGTCTGCGGCACCGACAGCTGAACGCGACCGGTCAGGTCGACCAGGGACGTGTACGGGCCGTTGGCATTTCGCTCGTCGACCATCTGCTCGGCGAGATCGGACCCGATGTTTCGAACCGCGCCGAGGCCCAACCGCACCTCCATGCCCGAGTTTTCCAGCGTGGCGTGTGCCAGGCTCGCGTTGACGTCGGGACCATGCACGAGCACGCCGTGGCGTCTCGCGTCGGCGACCAGCGACTGCGGGGAATAGAAGCCCATCGGCTGCGCGCGGAGCAGCGCCGCACAGAACACCGCCGGATGGTGCAGCTTGAACCACGACGAGTAGAACACCAGCGAGGCGAAGCTCAGCGAATGGCTCTCGGGGAAGCCGAAGTTCGCGAACGCCTCCAGCTTCTCGTAGATCCGGTCGGCCACGTCGCCGGTGATGCCGTGCCGGGTCCGCATGCCGTCGTAGAACCGGTCGCGCAGGCGTCGCATCTTCTCGGTCGACCGCTTGGAGCCCATCGCCCGGCGCAGCTGGTCGGCCTCGCCCGCGGAGAACCCTGCGCAGTCGACGGCCAACTGCATCAGCTGCTCCTGGAACAGCGGCACGCCCAACGTCTTGTGCAGCGCCGGCTCCATCGACGGGTGGTCGTAGACGACCGGCTCCTCCCCGTTGCGCCTGCTGATGTACGGGTGCACCGACCCACCCTGGATGGGGCCGGGGCGGATGAGCGCCACCTCCACCACCAGGTCGTAGAAGACCCTCGGCTTCAACCGCGGCAGCGTCGCCATCTGCGCCCTGGACTCGACCTGGAACACGCCGACCGAGTCGGCCCGCTGCAGCATCTCGTAGACGGCGGCCTCCGAGAGGTCCAGCTGCGACAGGTCGACGTCGATGCCCTTGTGCTCGGCGACCAGGTCGATGCAGTAGTGCAGCGCCGAGAGCATTCCGAGGCCAAGCATGTCGAACTTCACCAAACCGATTGCCGCACAATCGTCCTTGTCCCACTGCAGCACGCTGCGGTTCTCCATGCGCGCCCACTCCACCGGACAGACGTCGGCGATCGGCCGGTCGCAGATCACCATGCCCCCGGAGTGGATGCCCATGTGCCGGGGCAGGTTCTTGACCTGGAGCGCCAGGTCGATCACCGACTCCGGGATGTCCTCGACGTCGGGCGAGTCGGGTAGCCCGTTCCACCGGCTGATGTGCTTGCTCCACGCGTCCTGCTGGCCCTGGGAGTAACCGAGGGCACGGGCCATGTCGCGCACCGCGCTGCGCCCGCGGTAGGTGATGACGTTGGCGACCTGCGCGGCGTAGTCGCGACCGTAGCGGTCGTAGACGTACTGGATCGCCTGCTCCCGCAGATCCGACTCGATGTCGATGTCGATGTCCGGAGGTCCGTCACGCGCCGGCGACAGGAACCGCTCGAACAGCAGGCCGTTGGCCACCGGGTCGACGTTGGTGACGCCCAGGGCGTAGCAGACCGCCGAGTTGGCCGCCGATCCCCTGCCCTGGCAGAGGATGCCGTTGTCCCGGCAGAACCGCGTGATGTCGTCGACCACCAGGAAGTAGCCAGGGAAGTTCAGCCGAGCGATGACCTTCAGCTCGTGCTCGATTTGCGCGTACGCATGCGGCGCACGCTCCCGCGGGCCGTACCGCCGCTCGGCGCCGGTCATGGTCAGCTGCCGCAGCCAGCTGTCCTCGGTGTGCCCCTCGGGCACGTCGAACGGCGGTAGTTGGGGCGCGATCAACGCCAGCTTGAACGCACACTGTTCGCCCAGATCGGCTGCCGCCGTGACGATCTCGGGGCAGTGCGAGAACAGCCGGGCCATCTCCTCGCCCGAGCGCAGGTGCGCCCCACCCAGCGGCGCCAACCATCCCGCCGCCTCGTCCATCGAGTTGCGCGCCCGAATGGCGCCCATCGCCATGGCCAGCCTGCCCCTGGAGGGTTCGGCGAAGTGCGCGGCGGTGGTGGCGACCACGTCGACGCCGAAGCGGGGTGCCAACCCGGCCAGCACGGCGTTGCGCTCGTCGTCGAGCGGGTGGCCGTGGCGACTGAGTTCGATGCTGACGCGGTCAGCGCCGAAGCGGTCGACCAGGTCGGCAAGCGCCGCCTCGGCCGCCTCCAGCCCGCCCGTCGAAAGCGCTTGCCGAACATGTCCCTTGCGGCAGCCGGTCAACACGTGCCAGTGCCCGCCCGCCGCTTCGGACAGGCTGTCGTAGTCGTAACGGGGCTTGCCCTTCTCCCCGCCGGCCAGGTGCGCCTTGGCGATCTCACGCGACAGCCGCCGGTACCCCTCCGGTCCACGGGCCAGGACCAGCAGGTGCGGGCCCGGCGGGTCGGGATCCTCGGTGCGGGGCACGTTCCCGAGCGACAGCTCCGCACCGAACACCGTCGACACGTCGAGTTCCTTGGCCGCCTCGGCGAACCGCACCACGCCGTAGAGCCCGTCGTGGTCGGTCAGCGCGATGGCGCGCAGGTCGAGCCTGGCCGCCTCCTCGACCAGTTCCTCGGGCGTGCTGGCGCCGTCGAGGAAGCTGTAGGCGGAGTGGGCGTGCAGTTCGGCATACGGGATGGCGGAAGGCCGACGCTTCTCCCCCACCGGCTCGTAGGCGCCACGCTTGCGCGACCAGGCCGGGCTGTCGCCACCGTCGCCCGTCGGTTCGGCGATGGGCAGGCCCGCCCGGCGTGGCTTGCTGGTGAGGACGCGCTCCATCTCCGTCCACGTCGAAGGTCCATCGTTCCAGCCCACCCATGAATGCTATCGAACATGCGTTCGATCTTGTAGTCATCCTCCGGCTGACACTCCTCGACCAAGTCGCGATCCGGAGACCTTCCCCGGGCATCACCCCTGACGGTCGTGCGCGGCGCGGGCTCGACGCAGCGCCCACCACATCGACAGCAAGTAGCCGGGAGACGGCGGCGTCCAACCCAGTTGCTGCGCCATGCCGAGATCATCCCGGTTTGCCCAGTGTTCGATGACCAAGCCGTCGGCAGTGCGCAGCCAGTGCGTCTGAGTGATGGCGAAACGGCGTCCCCGCGCCGGGAACGCCGCGACGGGTCGGGCATCGGGCCCGTAGCTGACGAACGTACCGGTCTGGATGCCGCGCATCGTCACGTGGACGACGACCAGGTCACCGTGTTCGACCACGTCATGGACGTCCCACGCCAGATCGTCGAATGCCTCCTGCAGCCACAACGCCGTCGCGCGGTAGGCGAGGGGCCCCAAGCCCCGGGCCGCCGGCGGTTCGGCGATCGCCTCGCGGTTCACCGCGCGCGGGTGAATCACCTCGGCGAACTCGGCCGGCTCGGACGTCGCCATGAGGTGGATGGACCGAACGCAGAGTTGCGCACGGTCTGTGTTCGGAACTGGTGTCGGGTTCACGAGTTCAGCCTCGCTCACCGCACGCCGCGGTAGGTGGAGAGAACGTGGAGATCGTAGGGAGGTCCTGATCTTGTAGTGGTGGCATTGACCCCGCAGGATGGATCGATGAGTCGACTTCGTCGCACGCTGGGCGTCCTGTTCGCGTCGATGACGGCAGCGCTGGTCGTCGCAGCACCGGCATCGGCGGATCCCGACGTCACCATCACCTTCGTCCGGCACGCCGAGTCCGCAGGCAACGCCAGCGGCATCATCGACACCACCGTGCCAGGGCCGTCGATCACGCCCGAGGGCGAACGGCAGGCCAAGGAGGTCGCCGTCGAGCTGGCTCGCACGCCGCACGACGGCATCTACGCCTCGTCAATGATCAGGACCCAGCAGACGGCGCAGCCCCTCGCCGACCAACTCGGCCTCCCCATCGTCGTCCTGGACGGCCTGCGCGAGATCGAGGCGGGCGACCTCGAAGGCACCCCGGAGCGCGACGCCCTGACCGGCTACTTCCAACCACTTCGGCAGTGGCTCGACGGCGACCGCGCGGCTCGCATCCCCGGCTCCATCGACGGCAACGAATTCGACGCCAGGTTCGACCAGGCCGTCGACGCCGTCTATGGCAGCGGCCAGCAGCAGCCCGTCGTCTACTCCCACGGCGCGGCCATCGCGATGTGGACGATGCTCAACGTCGACGATCCCCCGCTCGACCTCGCCGAGTCCAAGCCATTGCCGAACACCGGCCGCGTCGTCGTGCGCGGCAACCCGCACGACGGCTGGCACCTCGTCGAATGGGACGGCGCAGAAGTCGAGTGACCGCGGCGATGAGTTCCACGCCGCAGCCGAGTCGACATCGTCAAGAGGATCAGATTCTGGAGGAGGCACCCATGACCGAACAGACCGTGACTCGCACCGCCAAGCCCCCCGTCGTCGACCAGGCGACCTGGAGCGCCGCGCTCGACGACCTGCGCCGCCGCGAGAAGGCGGCCACCCGAGAACTCGACGCCATCGCAGCGCAGCGCCGACGCCTGCCCATGGTCGAACTCCCCGAGTACACGCTCGCAGGCGAGGACGGACCCGTCCGGCTCGCCGACGTGTTCGACGGTCGCAGCCAATTGATCACCTACCACCACATGTGGACCGACGGCGCCCAGTGGCAGTGCGGCGGGTGCACCGGATTCACCTCGCAGTTCACCCGGCTCGACTTCCTCGACGCCTACGACGCCCGCTTCGTCGTCGTCACCAACGGTCCGATCGAGGAGGCGTTGGCCTACCGGACGAAGGTCGGCAATCGCATGGACTGGTACTCCTCGGCGGGCAGCTCGTTCGGCGCCGACGTCGACGCCGCACCCGGAGAAGGGTTCGCGGTCAACGTCTTCCTGCGCGACGGCGACACCGTCTACCGCACCTGGCACACCAATGGCCGCGGCACCGAGCAATTGAGCCACACCTTCGCGCTGATCGACCTGCTGCCGTGGGGACGCCAGGAGGAATGGCAGGACTCCCCCGAGGGCTGGCCGAAGTCGCCGACCTACTCCAAGTGGCTCGACTCCCCCGACGTCGCCAAGTACTACGGCCCGGACGGAGCCGGGCGATGAGCGCACCGACCCGGGAGCGCTACGTCGCCACCCGCACCATCGCCGCCAGTCCGTCCGAGGTGTTCGCCGTGCTGGCCGACCCGACGCGGCACCGGGACACCGAACCCGGCGACTGGGTCCGCGACGCGATCGACACCGAGCCGATCACCCGGGTTGGCCAGATCTTCGCGGTGAACATGTTCCTCGAGGCGGCCGGCGGCCACTACGTCATGCACAACCTGGTCACCGAGTTCGAGCCCGACCGCACCATCGCCTGGCTGCCCGGCCAACTGGACGACGCGGGCAAGCATGGGCCGGGCGGCTGGTGGTGGCGATACGACCTGCGGCCCAACGGTTCCGGCACGGACGTGACGATCACCTACGACTGGAGCGGCACCGAGCAGGGCTTCCGCGACGCGGTGGGGGTGCCGGTCTTCGGCCCCGAGTTC from Mycolicibacterium arabiense includes the following:
- a CDS encoding amidase family protein; this encodes MESPNGVARDACERALARTADAAARSTMITVTHERARREADRSGGRRRDDALFGPLDGVPVVWKDLFDVAGTVTTCGSASLADDPPARADSALVRRCASLGMVTVGKTNLSEFAFSGLGINRRFGTPVNPVDPALVPGGSSSGSAVAVALGIAPFAIGTDTSGSVRVPAAFSGCVGYRASRFRYGEHDFRPLSPTLDSVGLLARSVADVRLLDRLLVGRDGRVPAVRRAVVPSGEWLDDCTPAVRSSFDSAVETLRAGGADVTVEHVESMTRAQELLDAHGTIVGADAYATYGALLSTSANIEPATARRLARNADVAQSVRPVRSAMAPLRARFAAELAGAVLLCPTVRHEPPRIDDLLASDEVYDACNASTLRTTMVLSYLGACGLTLPMPGPMGLLVSAPDGDDDVVLAAAAEMERLTRYPSASAARPADAWPS
- a CDS encoding nitroreductase family protein, which gives rise to MTSSEPLNLTVDELLTTTRSVRKRLDLEKPVPREVLLECLDLALQAPTGSNSQGWQWVFVEDPEKKKAIADVYRIAANPYLAAPKPQYGDSRDERTPLVVDSAKFLSDHLHEVPVLMIPCLEGRPDGAPAGMSAGFWGSLMPAAWSFMLALRSRGLGSAWTSLHLMGDGEKQVADLLGIPFDKYSQGGLFPVAYTKGTDFKKAKRLPAEQLTHWDTW
- a CDS encoding error-prone DNA polymerase → MGWNDGPSTWTEMERVLTSKPRRAGLPIAEPTGDGGDSPAWSRKRGAYEPVGEKRRPSAIPYAELHAHSAYSFLDGASTPEELVEEAARLDLRAIALTDHDGLYGVVRFAEAAKELDVSTVFGAELSLGNVPRTEDPDPPGPHLLVLARGPEGYRRLSREIAKAHLAGGEKGKPRYDYDSLSEAAGGHWHVLTGCRKGHVRQALSTGGLEAAEAALADLVDRFGADRVSIELSRHGHPLDDERNAVLAGLAPRFGVDVVATTAAHFAEPSRGRLAMAMGAIRARNSMDEAAGWLAPLGGAHLRSGEEMARLFSHCPEIVTAAADLGEQCAFKLALIAPQLPPFDVPEGHTEDSWLRQLTMTGAERRYGPRERAPHAYAQIEHELKVIARLNFPGYFLVVDDITRFCRDNGILCQGRGSAANSAVCYALGVTNVDPVANGLLFERFLSPARDGPPDIDIDIESDLREQAIQYVYDRYGRDYAAQVANVITYRGRSAVRDMARALGYSQGQQDAWSKHISRWNGLPDSPDVEDIPESVIDLALQVKNLPRHMGIHSGGMVICDRPIADVCPVEWARMENRSVLQWDKDDCAAIGLVKFDMLGLGMLSALHYCIDLVAEHKGIDVDLSQLDLSEAAVYEMLQRADSVGVFQVESRAQMATLPRLKPRVFYDLVVEVALIRPGPIQGGSVHPYISRRNGEEPVVYDHPSMEPALHKTLGVPLFQEQLMQLAVDCAGFSAGEADQLRRAMGSKRSTEKMRRLRDRFYDGMRTRHGITGDVADRIYEKLEAFANFGFPESHSLSFASLVFYSSWFKLHHPAVFCAALLRAQPMGFYSPQSLVADARRHGVLVHGPDVNASLAHATLENSGMEVRLGLGAVRNIGSDLAEQMVDERNANGPYTSLVDLTGRVQLSVPQTEALATAGALNCFGIERREALWAAGAAASQRPDRLPGVGSSSHVPSLPGMTHLELTAADVWATGVSPDSHPVQFLRAKLDAMGVVPADRLLSVRDGTRVLIAGAVTHRQRPATAQGVTFLNIEDETGMVNVMCSRGVWGRHRRLAQTASALVIRGIVQNATGAVTIVADELRPIDLRVASRSRDFQ
- a CDS encoding ester cyclase — protein: MATSEPAEFAEVIHPRAVNREAIAEPPAARGLGPLAYRATALWLQEAFDDLAWDVHDVVEHGDLVVVHVTMRGIQTGTFVSYGPDARPVAAFPARGRRFAITQTHWLRTADGLVIEHWANRDDLGMAQQLGWTPPSPGYLLSMWWALRRARAAHDRQG
- a CDS encoding histidine phosphatase family protein, translated to MSRLRRTLGVLFASMTAALVVAAPASADPDVTITFVRHAESAGNASGIIDTTVPGPSITPEGERQAKEVAVELARTPHDGIYASSMIRTQQTAQPLADQLGLPIVVLDGLREIEAGDLEGTPERDALTGYFQPLRQWLDGDRAARIPGSIDGNEFDARFDQAVDAVYGSGQQQPVVYSHGAAIAMWTMLNVDDPPLDLAESKPLPNTGRVVVRGNPHDGWHLVEWDGAEVE
- a CDS encoding DUF899 domain-containing protein; protein product: MTEQTVTRTAKPPVVDQATWSAALDDLRRREKAATRELDAIAAQRRRLPMVELPEYTLAGEDGPVRLADVFDGRSQLITYHHMWTDGAQWQCGGCTGFTSQFTRLDFLDAYDARFVVVTNGPIEEALAYRTKVGNRMDWYSSAGSSFGADVDAAPGEGFAVNVFLRDGDTVYRTWHTNGRGTEQLSHTFALIDLLPWGRQEEWQDSPEGWPKSPTYSKWLDSPDVAKYYGPDGAGR
- a CDS encoding SRPBCC family protein, which codes for MSAPTRERYVATRTIAASPSEVFAVLADPTRHRDTEPGDWVRDAIDTEPITRVGQIFAVNMFLEAAGGHYVMHNLVTEFEPDRTIAWLPGQLDDAGKHGPGGWWWRYDLRPNGSGTDVTITYDWSGTEQGFRDAVGVPVFGPEFIDESLAALERAVVG